The Clostridium sp. DL-VIII DNA window GTAATATTTATTATAGGATTGAAATTTAATAATATTGAAGCAGATGCTAAGAAAAATGAGGTAAAACTAAGAGATATATTAAAAAATAAAAATTCATTAATTCTTGGTCTCACTAGTATTTTAATTATTGGAACATACAATGCAATAGAATTTGCATATTCAACCTATTTAATAGATATAACAGGAAATACTGCTTTAGCTAACTCAATATATAGTAAATCTATATTTTTCAGGGTTGTTGTTGAGTTCTTATCATTTATGTTTGTTGGTAAGGTTTTAAAGAATAATAAACCTAAAAAATATTTAATTGTGGCTTTTATTATAGCATCAGCAAGAATATTATTATTTTCAACAGGATATGTGCCTTTGGTTGTTTTAGGTGATCAACTACATGGATTAATGTATGGGTGTTATTTGACTTTCTTATTTAAATATATTAGAAATGTTGTTGATGACAAATTTGTAGCAGGCACATATTCAATAGTAACAATATTAGGTTCAGCAGGTGCTAATTTTGTTTATCCTCAAATTTTTAGTGCAATCCAAGGTAAGTTTGGGTACAATATAATGTATTTATCTGGATTTGCAATTATAATAATTTCTACATTAATTGCTGCAAAGATTCTTCCAGGAGAGAAGAAGTATATTGTAGCTAAAACTTACTAATTTATGAGTAGGAAGTTAAAGATCTGTTACTTTAATCATTTTGAATCCCTTTTCTTCTAATATGCCGATTAACCTTTTTAAGATTGAGTTCTCAGCATAAGTAAAGGTTGGGGCGGAATTATCATCTTCAGTTAAAGATATATAATCATTTTCTAAAAAAGGATGAAAAAATACACTGCCCATATTATTTGTACTAGTTTCTTTAATCTTAGCTAAAGCTTCTTCCTCTTTTTTAGCAGGAATATAGTCAAGAGGAGTTGAAATATAAAATGATGATTTGTTATAAGGACTACGCTGAGGCTTTTTTAAATCAGCTTTTTCCTTGCCAAAATCATTAAATGGGTAATATAAAATTTTGAAATATTTTTCTGCAATTTTATTTTGGGCTGGTGTAATTTCGTAATGTGGTGCTTCAAAGAAATCAATCGGTATATCCAAGTATGATGCAGTTTTGATAGCCTTTTCGATTTTTTCTTTAAATGTACTCTCAGAAGGATTAAGTTTTCCGAATTCAAAACCAGCACCAGATTCAGTATTACCAGATTGATGAGTATAACCATGGAGGCCAATTGATCCATTATGTGTAGTAAAAAAATCTAAACTATATACCATTTCAGCTATTTCAAAATTATTTTTAGTTAACGGGTCATTATCAACTT harbors:
- a CDS encoding MFS transporter → MKDKIKFYYSLSTYIVYGVLSIVTTFYVPYLNQVVGLSLSEVGKVVSIGALSAIFSQQFLVGRLSGSNNKKKFVMIHFSALILMTIFFIIANKFTIYIFAILYGIIVQTTGNIYEIYVERLSVKQGMEYSQIRKWGSIGFGCIVLLCGIIIERFEFKTIYIMGIAMISIVIFIIGLKFNNIEADAKKNEVKLRDILKNKNSLILGLTSILIIGTYNAIEFAYSTYLIDITGNTALANSIYSKSIFFRVVVEFLSFMFVGKVLKNNKPKKYLIVAFIIASARILLFSTGYVPLVVLGDQLHGLMYGCYLTFLFKYIRNVVDDKFVAGTYSIVTILGSAGANFVYPQIFSAIQGKFGYNIMYLSGFAIIIISTLIAAKILPGEKKYIVAKTY